One Spirochaetota bacterium genomic window, AATATGTTTGCAACATAATGGCAGTTGCCCACAAAAACACACCAACAATAACTACTGCAAACATACTCATGACACAGGCTGCAATAAAACGCACTGCATTATTGTACCGCAAGCCTAAATACTCAGGTATTGAATAAACGCCTGCACGCCAGTAAAAAGGAATAAAGACAAGTGCCGATAGTATCATGGCAGGAATAGCACCTATCCATTCAAAGTTTGCCTGAGCTATACCAATGCTGTACGCATTTCCTGAAGCACCAATGTAATCGTTTGAACCAATATTGGTACCAATGATTGAAAGGCCTATGACCCACCAGGGTAATGACCTGTTAGCTAAAAAATAATCTTTTGCTGTTTTAACGTGTGATTTATAATAATAACCAAATATGGTTATCCCTGCTAAATAGCTTATAATAAGCACGATATCTAGCCAATGAACGCTGGTTGATGCAAATTCCCACATTACAATCCTCCAAATAAAATGCACTAAAATATTATCGTTATCGGTTATATTTTTAAAAGTATTCAAAATCAACCATTTTTTATGTGGCGATAGTTACTGGATTATAGAATTGTTGATAGAAAAAATTTTATAGGCAAATATATATCTCTTTTGTTTTTTGAGCTTAATCCATTAATATGCACTATATTTTGCTTGATAAATATCGTTAACGATAATATATATATGCACTGGACATGAAATAGTATGTAATTATCTTAACATCATTATCACAGGAGGAGTTATGACTAAAAAAATAGCTATCATTTGTATCACACTTGTTACACTGTTGTGTGTAGCCGTATTTGCTGCTGCCTGGCATTTTTCCAATCAGCTTATTGCACCCAAGCCATATACCTGCCAGGTTGACCATTTTGTATATTGCAAAGGTATTGAAGAGCTTGCCATACCCTATCAGGATGTGGAATTTAAAAATGATGAAGGCCTTACTCTTCGTGGATGGTTTGTCCCGGGAAAATCAAAAAAAGCAATCATTATGGTTCATGGTATTACTGCTGACAGAAAAGAAGGCCTTAGGTGGGTAAAAGCACTGCATAATGCTGGTTATACTCTGATGTTGTTTGATCTAAGGAATCATGGTAAAAGCGATAAAGCAAAAACAGGTATGGGATATTATGAAAAGAATGACGTTATCGCAGCGGTCGATTTTTTGCAATCAAAAGGATATAAAAACATTGGTGTATTTGGGGTTTCAATGGGAGCTTCTACTGCAATTCAAGCTATGGCTAACGATAAACGCATACAGGCTGGCGTATTTGAAGCAGCATTTGCCAATTTGGGGGATTTACTTGCTGAAATAGCAAAACGTGATTTTGGCCTACCACGTTTTCCTATCATCAATGCTGTTATGTGGGTGTATAGCATGCGCCTGGGAGCAGATGCCAATGCTATAAATCCTGAAGATTTTATAGGTAACATTTCACCACGGCCTGTATTTATTATTCACTGTGATAGTGATGATTATATAGCCTATCATCATGGCCAACGGATTTTTGCAAAGGCCAAGGAACCAAAGTTTATGTGGACAGCACATTGTAATAAGCATGCACGTGCATGGCAATCCAATCCACAGGAAGCCGAAAAAAAAGTAGTTGATTTTTATAATAAATTTATTAGTTCCAAATAAAAATAGACGCAACATCGTTTCAACAGCTTTCATATCGTAAGAAAGGTACTTCTTGGAAACGTTTGCATATTGTGTTGTATGAAGATGAATATGAGTTTTTTATGGATGTGAAGAAGATTTGGAAGATGTCTCTGGCTAAAATTATTGAATTTTGTTTGGATAATGTCCTGGATGAATTTTTAAAAATACTTGATACTATTGGAGATGATGATTTTACCGATAACTATCGGCACAGTGGTTATACATTTTG contains:
- a CDS encoding alpha/beta hydrolase, with product MTKKIAIICITLVTLLCVAVFAAAWHFSNQLIAPKPYTCQVDHFVYCKGIEELAIPYQDVEFKNDEGLTLRGWFVPGKSKKAIIMVHGITADRKEGLRWVKALHNAGYTLMLFDLRNHGKSDKAKTGMGYYEKNDVIAAVDFLQSKGYKNIGVFGVSMGASTAIQAMANDKRIQAGVFEAAFANLGDLLAEIAKRDFGLPRFPIINAVMWVYSMRLGADANAINPEDFIGNISPRPVFIIHCDSDDYIAYHHGQRIFAKAKEPKFMWTAHCNKHARAWQSNPQEAEKKVVDFYNKFISSK